In Haliotis asinina isolate JCU_RB_2024 chromosome 16, JCU_Hal_asi_v2, whole genome shotgun sequence, the following are encoded in one genomic region:
- the LOC137268563 gene encoding toll-like receptor 4 gives MFRHDLLPLAWVVLSAPLLYGLQNCHPCTCYQQQGEITANCTGRNLAFVPEYLPRNLIDLELSHNDIAVLKETSLKRYSKLRYIDASFNKLNALNSKTLVNLPDLTTLDLHGNFLQLDNQTFPPGLFKYQKKLEVLLLHNNSRVGRQIMKYPDETFSDLTSLKVLRVDGLDNPVFGVGFKNLNNLTTLVMSGSGGTCAINTLSNTTFINLPKIRFLDLTNCEITKIQPFTFVPLREIHTLDLSANVDLTFGTLAHGMQGVVNTSLKVLKLNRIHRRRGAGVVVYPQDVHYLKGSKLQELHADENQIELLDQKTVLDLPSSLKVISAKRNNFIFGLYLLALSKFVNLVWADTSLQHQSHVNPFSVGERRYQSTLVTMIQDGIFDPDSYSCTVPDQWKSKESCHKGTTQNQEKSKKDPDTLLALSPSVSAQIQELPPLFLTFMTQGTPLPQNYVNYSGWPGNFTVYVPPNEEFLNVSNNKMNYIIPRSQFGPNKVKFLDMSHNFFTRWEGPVLGLNALKYVDLSYNYCDYIGDNFGKNFPSLTVLNISSNFLGYSLKDNSINNLLTLEHLSMANNKISHLPPNVFKNMTEMVHLNLSYNLMRKWDADVSHMRNLTLLDVSYNLFEEVPPTLRSQLDAASVQDVTLLLKGNPLKCNCDSLPSLKWMSGHLREGQHYFCTTTDDKAAVLNIHTIRDMTLRLDKSCASYVGVMIGTLSIVMIAMSLGVAGVVYRYRWKLRYLYYLTRSKYKRLNTESDEGFEYDAFISYADEDRRIVTEDMRHRLEDREGLRLCIHHRDFLPGEDIAANILNAIRMSRKTVVMLSRNFLRSPWCKYELEMANIESIYTERKTLLVVMLEYIPAKYLPRSIWDIIAHESYVEYTDDEEGNEVFWENLKRGMVSNVS, from the exons ATGTTCAG ACATGACTTACTGCCTCTGGCGTGGGTCGTCTTATCAGCTCCATTGCTATACGGGCTACAGAATTGTCACCCGTGCACGTGTTACCAAcaacaaggggagataaccgcTAATTGCACAGGAAGAAACCTCGCTTTCGTTCCTGAATACCTTCCTCGTAATCTTATCGACTTGGAGCTATCTCACAACGACATAGCAGTTCTGAAGGAGACGAGCTTAAAGCGTTATTCAAAACTACGCTATATTGACGCATCCTTCAACAAACTAAACGCCTTGAATAGCAAGACTCTAGTAAACCTACCTGATCTTACGACACTTGACCTGCACGGCAACTTTCTCCAACTTGACAACCAAACTTTTCCACCAGGGTTGTTCAAATATCAGAAAAAACTTGAAGTGCTGTTGCTCCACAACAATTCCCGTGTTGGTAGGCAGATAATGAAATACCCGGACGAAACTTTCTCTGATCTAACCTCGCTGAAAGTACTCCGCGTTGACGGGCTGGACAATCCGGTGTTTGGTGTTGGATTTAAGAACCTTAACAATCTCACTACCTTAGTGATGAGTGGATCGGGGGGAACATGTGCTATCAATACGCTCTCGAACACCACGTTCATTAATCTTCCCAAGATCAGATTCCTTGATCTCACCAACTGTGAAATCACGAAAATACAACCCTTTACCTTTGTCCCTCTCCGAGAGATCCATACGCTGGACTTGTCGGCCAACGTGGATCTGACTTTCGGTACATTGGCCCATGGCATGCAAGGTGTAGTTAACACTTCACTCAAGGTCCTGAAATTGAACAGAATTCACAGACGTCGTGGCGCTGGTGTGGTGGTCTATCCTCAAGATGTCCACTACCTAAAGGGTAGCAAGCTCCAGGAACTTCATGCTGATGAGAATCAGATTGAGCTTCTAGACCAGAAAACCGTATTGGATTTACCATCAAGTCTCAAAGTCATTTCAGCTAAACGCAATAACTTTATCTTTGGATTATATTTGTTAGCCCTGTCGAAGTTCGTTAACCTCGTCTGGGCCGACACGTCCTTGCAGCACCAGTCTCATGTTAACCCTTTCTCTGTGGGTGAGAGAAGGTACCAGTCCACCTTAGTCACAATGATTCAAGATGGTATTTTTGATCCAGACTCTTACTCCTGCACAGTTCCAGATCAGTGGAAAAGTAAAGAATCGTGCCACAAGGGTACGACACAAAACCAGGAAAAGTCCAAGAAAGACCCTGACACACTTCTGGCACTTTCCCCAAGCGTCAGCGCGCAAATACAAGAATTGCCTCCcttgtttttgacatttatgaCTCAGGGAACGCCACTTCCTCAAAATTATGTAAACTATTCTGGGTGGCCAGGAAATTTCACTGTGTATGTTCCACCAAACGAAGAATTCTTGAACGTCAGCAACAACAAAATGAATTATATCATTCCGAGATCACAATTTGGACCCAATAAGGTGAAGTTCCTGGACATGTCCCATAATTTTTTCACACGTTGGGAAGGTCCAGTACTAGGCCTCAATGCATTAAAGTATGTTGACCTTTCTTACAACTATTGTGATTATATCGGAGATAATTTTGGCAAGAATTTCCCTTCATTAACAGTTTTGAATATCAGTTCTAATTTTCTAGGATATTCACTTAAGGACAACAGTATCAACAATCTCCTCACACTGGAACATCTCAGCATGGCCAACAACAAAATCAGTCATCTTCCCCCAAATGTGTTTAAGAATATGACTGAGATGGTTCACCTGAACCTAAGTTACAACTTAATGAGAAAATGGGACGCCGACGTCAGTCACATGCGGAATCTTACCTTGTTGGATGTTTCATATAATCTGTTTGAAGAAGTACCCCCAACTCTCCGCTCTCAACTTGACGCTGCTTCCGTCCAAGACGTGACCCTGCTACTTAAAGGGAACCCTCTGAAATGTAACTGTGACAGTCTACCGTCCTTGAAGTGGATGTCTGGTCACCTCCGTGAAGGCCAACATTATTTCTGCACAACAACCGACGACAAGGCCGCTGTCCTGAACATACACACAATCAGAGACATGACACTGAGACTTGATAAATCCTGTGCGTCCTATGTGGGTGTTATGATAGGAACCCTCAGTATTGTCATGATTGCCATGTCTTTGGGTGTAGCTGGTGTGGTCTACAGGTACCGCTGGAAGCTTAGGTATCTGTATTACCTGACCAGAAGCAAATACAAAAGGCTGAATACTGAAAGCGATGAAGGGTTTGAGTATGATGCTTTCATCTCCTATGCGGATGAAGACAGACGTATTGTCACTGAAGACATGAGGCATAGACTGGAGGACAGAGAAGGCCTCAGGCTATGCATCCATCACCGTGACTTCCTTCCTGGGGAAGACATTGCTGCCAACATCCTGAACGCCATTCGAATGAGCAGGAAGACGGTTGTGATGTTGTCCAGGAACTTCTTGAGAAGCCCCTGGTGTAAGTACGAGTTGGAGATGGCTAATATAGAGAGCATCTACACGGAACGGAAGACTCTGCTGGTTGTCATGCTCGAGTACATCCCTGCGAAGTACCTTCCTCGAAGCATCTGGGATATCATCGCACACGAGTCCTATGTTGAATACACCGACGATGAAGAGGGCAATGAGGTGTTCTGGGAGAATCTCAAACGTGGAATGGTCAGTAATGTGAGCTAA